A single region of the Musa acuminata AAA Group cultivar baxijiao chromosome BXJ1-11, Cavendish_Baxijiao_AAA, whole genome shotgun sequence genome encodes:
- the LOC103971326 gene encoding pectinesterase 31, with the protein MPSNRVLRVATDGSGEFRTVQEAIDAVPLSNRLRTVIQVAPGLYREPVYVPKTKNFITLAASRPESTILSWDNTATRINHHQPSRVIGTGTFGCGSTIVEGEDFIAENITFENKAPQGSGQAVAIRVTADRCAFYNCRFLGWQDTLYLHHGKQYLRDCYIEGSVDFIFGNSTALLEHCHIHCKSQGFITAQSRKSSQDSTGYVFLRCIITGNGGTSYAYLGRPWGPFGRVVFAYTWMDACIKPVGWHNWDKSENERSACFYEYRCSGPGCCLTNRATWSRELVDEEAEQFISHLFVDPDPSWPWLAQKMAIRVPHSA; encoded by the exons atgccTTCCAATCGGGTGCTGAGGGTTGCGACGGACGGCAGCGGCGAATTCCGGACGGTGCAGGAGGCGATCGACGCGGTGCCGCTCTCGAACCGGTTGCGGACAGTGATACAGGTGGCGCCGGGCCTGTACCGGGAGCCCGTCTACGTGCCCAAGACAAAGAACTTCATCACCCTCGCCGCCTCCCGCCCCGAGTCCACCATCCTCTCCTGGGACAACACCGCCACCCGCATCAACCACCACCAG CCGTCTCGAGTGATTGGGACGGGGACTTTCGGGTGCGGGAGCACcatcgtcgaaggagaggactTCATCGCGGAGAACATCACCTTCGAGAACAAAGCCCCCCAG GGTTCGGGGCAGGCTGTAGCGATCCGGGTAACTGCCGACCGATGCGCATTCTACAATTGCAGGTTCCTCGGGTGGCAG GATACCCTGTATTTACATCATGGAAAGCAATATCTGAGAGATTGCTACATTGAAGGAAGTGTCGACTTCATTTTTGGGAATTCTACTGCCCTCCTAGAACATTGTCATATCCACTGCAAATCCCAAGGATTTATAACTGCCCAAAGTAGAAAATCTTCTCAAGATTCAACTGGTTATGTCTTCTTAAG ATGTATTATCACTGGAAATGGTGGAACTTCGTATGCATATCTTGGGCGTCCATGGGGACCTTTTGGAAGGGTTGTTTTTGCATATACTTGGATGGATGCTTGCATCAAACCTGTCGGGTGGCACAACTGGGACAAGTCTGAGAATGAACGAAGTGCATGTTTCTATGAGTATAG aTGCTCTGGACCAGGTTGTTGTCTCACAAACAGAGCCACATGGTCAAGAGAACTGGTTGATGAGGAGGCTGAACAATTTATATCACACTTGTTTGTAGACCCAGACCCTAGTTGGCCTTGGCTTGCGCAGAAAATGGCAATTAGAGTACCACATTCAGCTTAG
- the LOC135597247 gene encoding purine-uracil permease NCS1-like: MSFNNRRHRAAANESWATMCLPSGNDDGGGAAPGGNVDFHPTTPSQRTATAWDMASLWIGLVVGVPSYYLAGSLVEAGMSWWQGVAVVVAAKVILLGPLLAAAQPGTRYGVPFPVLARATFGVRGAHVVVLLRALVACGWFGIETWIGGQAVFLLLPASLRLSPYATPLPWLATSPLELAAFLLFWAAQLVLLWKGMHGIRALQKISAPILALLAALLLGWAYCSAGGFGPMLSLPPRLSPPEFWALFFPSLTANVGSWAAVALSIPDFSRYARSQADQVAGQLGLPLYVGAFAFVGLAVTSSTMVIFGRVVSNPIELLSMIDGTLAKLLAVPGITLAVVTTNIPANVVAPANALVSFRPATFSFRGGALLTALTAILFQPWRIFRSTDSFVYTWLVSYSAVMGPIAGVLLADYYVVRRMELDVEELYWSSAAGRYYYTGGYNVVAMATVMASLAPVVPGFLHKVRVVKSVPGALVFIYNVSWFFGFFSSVGIYLVISAFCSRRGGRDDCQVTLSSSSPPALEEPLFRHWTIKL; the protein is encoded by the coding sequence ATGTCCTTCAACAACCGCAGGCATCGCGCTGCAGCTAACGAAAGTTGGGCCACCATGTGTTTGCCCAGCGGGAACGATGATGGTGGAGGCGCCGCTCCCGGCGGCAACGTTGACTTCCACCCGACCACCCCCTCCCAGCGCACCGCCACCGCGTGGGACATGGCCAGCCTGTGGATCGGCCTCGTGGTGGGCGTCCCGTCCTACTACTTGGCCGGTAGCCTCGTCGAGGCCGGCATGTCCTGGTGGCAGGGCGTGGCCGTCGTCGTCGCCGCCAAGGTCATCCTCCTCGGGCCACTCCTCGCCGCCGCGCAGCCCGGCACCCGCTACGGCGTCCCGTTCCCGGTCCTCGCCCGCGCCACCTTCGGCGTCCGCGGCGCCcatgtcgtcgtcctcctccgcgCACTCGTCGCCTGCGGCTGGTTCGGCATCGAGACCTGGATCGGCGGCCAGgccgtcttcctcctcctcccggcTTCCCTCCGCCTCTCCCCCTACGCGACGCCGCTCCCGTGGCTCGCCACCTCGCCGCTGGAGCTCGCAGCCTTCCTCCTCTTCTGGGCGGCCCAGCTCGTGCTGCTGTGGAAGGGCATGCATGGCATCAGAGCGCTACAGAAGATCTCAGCTCCCATTCTTGCACTGCTCGCCGCTTTGCTCTTGGGCTGGGCTTACTGCAGCGCCGGTGGGTTCGGCCCCATGCTCTCTCTGCCGCCCCGGCTGTCGCCACCCGAATTCTGGGCACTCTTCTTCCCGTCGCTCACCGCCAACGTCGGCAGCTGGGCGGCGGTGGCACTGAGCATCCCGGACTTCTCTCGCTACGCCAGGAGCCAGGCGGACCAGGTGGCAGGGCAGCTGGGCCTCCCCCTCTACGTGGGAGCCTTCGCCTTCGTCGGCCTCGCCGTCACCTCCTCCACGATGGTCATCTTCGGTCGGGTGGTCTCCAACCCCATCGAGCTCCTCTCCATGATCGACGGCACGCTGGCCAAGCTGCTCGCCGTCCCGGGGATAACCCTCGCCGTGGTCACCACCAACATCCCCGCCAACGTGGTGGCTCCGGCCAACGCGCTGGTGAGCTTCCGTCCGGCCACCTTCAGCTTCAGGGGCGGCGCGCTGCTCACGGCCCTGACGGCGATCCTCTTCCAGCCATGGCGGATCTTTAGGTCCACGGACAGCTTCGTATACACGTGGCTCGTCAGCTACTCGGCGGTCATGGGCCCGATAGCCGGCGTCCTGCTCGCGGACTACTATGTCGTGCGGCGGATGGAGCTCGACGTGGAGGAGCTCTACTGGAGCAGCGCGGCGGGGAGGTACTACTACACCGGGGGATACAACGTGGTGGCCATGGCGACGGTCATGGCCAGCCTCGCGCCGGTAGTCCCTGGCTTCCTTCACAAGGTGAGGGTGGTGAAGTCTGTACCGGGAGCGCTCGTCTTCATCTACAACGTTAGCTGGTTCTTTGGCTTCTTCTCGTCGGTGGGCATCTACTTGGTTATCTCTGCTTTCTGCAGCAGGAGAGGTGGTCGTGATGACTGCCAGGTGACgctgtcttcttcttctcctccggcATTGGAGGAGCCCCTGTTTCGGCATTGGACGATCAAATTGTAG